A stretch of Mya arenaria isolate MELC-2E11 chromosome 14, ASM2691426v1 DNA encodes these proteins:
- the LOC128217058 gene encoding uncharacterized protein LOC128217058, giving the protein MASKFESSIQRGCDFIHDFACSACEEDGRNTEAQHFCNQCTKYYCDNCVTKHYGLYKRHTVLDRKDVKKWAAAPGMVDILERCGRHPGEALKMVCGDHDQLCCHVCVSIDHRQCSLIQHIPDVAKGIRKDPEFRQLPQRVAELRKQIEDMKNDRNKNSSSLRKTRTAIVDEIKAIRKKINDILDKMEKTTVQELDRLVADQELSIKKDTESWTQMHDELKNIIDDIQSKDSSGEPPLYIGFRKCEEKIKQANEILQNMSNVVKYDITFRKHNGIEDNLSLMKTFGELNESNVFGAQPRSSLFHRDHVFGTKGHKEYNVKMSSDKDKCRIEGICGLPGGEIVITDSNNNKVKLLDQEYRVVDHCDVPEYPFDVCHIGGNEVAVCVSNNKYDRHELHFINITKGKLVTTRKLSFTHRCNSASHLGNNLYISSRTALYVYTMTGQLVKKLYEDKSGDDTVSKIAISNDGKTIYITNCSNSQLITLDNLGNKLATYTDLLGSHGVHVTTAGHVFVCCIYSCTVLQVDKDGKTKLATLARKQDGLYGPKALFFSSRTSSLVVGGLKDTLLVLNVR; this is encoded by the exons ATGGCATCGAAGTTTGAATCCTCCATTCAGAGGGGCTGTGATTTCATCCACGATTTCGCCTGTTCCGCTTGCGAAGAAGATGGACGGAACACGGAAGCTCAACATTTCTGTAATCAGTGCACGAAATATTACTGCGATAATTGTGTTACAAAACATTATGGCTTATACAAGAGACACACGGTACTCGACCGGAAGGACGTGAAGAAATGGGCAGCAGCACCTGGGATGGTGGACATCCTTGAGAGATGCGGGAGGCACCCCGGGGAGGCGCTCAAGATGGTATGTGGTGACCATGACCAGCTGTGTTGCCATGTGTGCGTTTCAATTGATCATAG ACAATGTTCATTAATACAGCACATTCCAGACGTTGCAAAGGGCATCCGCAAAGATCCCGAGTTTCGTCAACTACCTCAAAGGGTAGCTGAACTTAGGAAGCAGATAGAAGATATGAAAAACgacagaaataaaaatagttcctcACTGAGGAAGACTCGAACAGCCATTGTTGATGAAATCAAAGCAATCCGTAAAAAGATCAACGACATTCTTGACAAGATGGAGAAAACAACCGTTCAAGAATTAGACCGTCTGGTTGCTGATCAGGAACTGTCCATTAAGAAAGATACGGAATCATGGACACAAATGCACGATGAATTAAAGAACATCATAGATGACATACAAAGCAAAGACTCATCAGGCGAACCACCCCTATATATTGGGTTCagaaaatgtgaagaaaaaatcaaacaagcCAACGAAATACTGCAAAACATGTCAAATGTTGTCAAATACGATATAACTTTTCGTAAACATAATGGAATAGAAGATAATTTGTCTTTGATGAAGACATTTGGAGAGTTAAATGAATCGAATGTTTTTGGTGCACAACCACGTTCATCGCTATTCCACCGAGATCATGTATTCGGTACCAAAGGTCACAAGGAGTACAACGTGAAGATGAGTTCAGACAAAGATAAATGTCGTATTGAAGGGATATGTGGACTGCCTGGTGGAGAGATTGTTATTACAGACAGCAACAACAATAAAGTGAAACTCCTGGACCAGGAGTACAGGGTTGTCGACCACTGTGATGTTCCCGAGTATCCATTTGACGTGTGCCACATTGGCGGAAATGAGGTTGCCGTTTGTGTTAGCAACAACAAATACGATAGACATGAACTCCATTTCATTAACATTACAAAAGGAAAACTTGTGACTACGAGAAAATTAAGTTTCACCCATAGATGTAACAGCGCATCTCATCTCGGGAACAACCTTTACATTTCATCACGCACCGCGCTTTACGTCTATACGATGACGGGACAACTTGTAAAGAAGCTGTACGAGGACAAGTCCGGTGATGACACGGTGTCGAAAATTGCCATCAGTAACGACGGGAAGACTATCTACATCACAAACTGCTCAAACAGTCAACTTATCACCCTGGACAACCTCGGCAACAAGCTGGCCACATACACTGACTTGTTGGGATCTCACGGAGTACACGTGACAACTGCTGGGCACGTGTTCGTCTGCTGCATTTACTCCTGCACAGTGCTGCAGGTTGACAAGGACGGGAAGACGAAGTTGGCCACACTGGCAAGGAAACAAGACGGATTGTACGGACCTAAAGCTTTGTTCTTCAGCAGCCGTACTTCCTCTCTGGTTGTCGGCGGACTGAAAGACACGCTCCTCGTTCTTAATGTACGATAA